From the genome of Methanobrevibacter smithii ATCC 35061, one region includes:
- a CDS encoding SPL family radical SAM protein, which translates to MGCSFDCVYCYINGSKYAKKTNSYYVKSNACDLVYNKLKKLARNHERVFLNFGSASDPYMEIEKELELTREILKIFLRFKYPVHIITKSDLILRDTDILKKINDAAILPDDLKGLKSKVCVTFSFSTVDDDLASLVEPNAPLPSQRLKAMNTLAKKGFHVGVALMPILPYINDDLESLENFVKVFRKSNAAYLIPGALSLFGSSEISSRIKYYNFVKSNFPEILDDVKSLFYNREYPSNKYQNNLYRKVVRICKKQGIKTAMI; encoded by the coding sequence ATGGGATGTTCATTTGACTGTGTATACTGTTATATAAACGGAAGTAAATATGCAAAGAAAACCAACAGCTATTATGTAAAATCTAATGCATGTGATCTGGTTTATAACAAATTAAAAAAATTAGCCAGAAATCACGAAAGAGTATTTTTAAATTTCGGTTCGGCATCTGATCCATATATGGAAATAGAAAAGGAATTGGAATTAACACGTGAGATTTTAAAAATATTTCTAAGATTCAAATATCCCGTACACATTATAACAAAATCTGACTTAATTTTAAGGGACACTGACATTCTAAAAAAGATAAATGATGCAGCGATACTGCCTGATGATTTGAAAGGTTTAAAATCAAAAGTTTGTGTAACATTTTCATTTTCAACAGTTGATGATGATTTAGCTAGTTTGGTTGAGCCAAATGCACCTTTGCCTTCACAAAGACTAAAAGCAATGAATACATTAGCTAAGAAAGGTTTTCATGTAGGAGTTGCATTGATGCCAATATTGCCTTATATTAATGATGATTTGGAAAGTCTTGAAAATTTTGTTAAAGTATTTAGGAAAAGCAATGCTGCCTATTTAATTCCAGGTGCACTTTCACTTTTTGGAAGCAGTGAAATTTCATCTAGAATAAAGTATTATAATTTTGTTAAAAGTAATTTTCCGGAAATACTGGATGATGTAAAAAGCTTATTTTATAATAGGGAATATCCTTCAAATAAGTATCAGAATAATTTATATAGAAAAGTAGTAAGAATTTGTAAAAAACAGGGCATCAAAACAGCAATGATTTAA
- a CDS encoding ATP-binding protein, whose product MFKVFISSNQTEFEKERQFIKKEFEADYFLKSFFKVFLFEDSPSFGLSPETTYFEEVRKSDVYIGLIGSDYGTIKDNGLSPTEEEYDEFHASNPDSFFYIQNVDKRDAESERFILKIQPDNKYSFFDTNQDLIDEIKKSLVKYIERGQKDNDNFDKKLILNSSIDDVDDEAYGLFFDLLKDDDSFTKLKDIDNKAYLLERIGAGEIVNGVFHLNIAGALFFAEDVNKFLSHEIKMVRFKGITKFDAIDRLNFKGSLLMGIKEFERFFKKNTNSGFIIDGMNRINIDEYPIKAIREGFINALAHRNYERSSSFIEFYIFDDRIEIINPGKLKYPLTIEDIKNDEGIGHRNERICDILYKTNYMEHIGRGISQMIGEMKKSGLEEPEFSEGNDSFKVMFKGNGGKISHYENNENVINLKDLGLNQRQIVILTEIINNNVSMTYDDHIKMFNTSKPTAERDFRKLAKLNLVKKSIVNRKVQFSSPDY is encoded by the coding sequence ATGTTTAAAGTTTTTATTAGTAGTAATCAGACAGAATTTGAAAAAGAACGCCAATTCATCAAGAAAGAATTTGAAGCAGATTATTTTTTAAAATCATTTTTCAAAGTTTTCCTTTTTGAAGATTCACCCTCTTTTGGATTGTCTCCTGAGACAACATACTTTGAAGAAGTTAGAAAATCAGATGTTTACATTGGTTTGATTGGATCGGACTATGGAACCATTAAAGATAATGGATTATCTCCAACTGAAGAGGAATATGATGAATTTCATGCATCTAATCCTGATTCATTTTTCTATATCCAAAATGTTGATAAAAGAGATGCTGAAAGTGAAAGGTTCATCTTAAAAATCCAGCCGGATAATAAATACTCTTTTTTTGACACCAATCAAGATTTGATTGATGAAATCAAGAAAAGTCTGGTAAAATATATTGAAAGAGGACAAAAAGATAATGATAACTTCGACAAAAAGCTCATCTTAAACTCATCAATCGACGATGTTGACGATGAGGCATATGGATTGTTTTTTGATTTATTAAAAGATGATGATTCATTCACTAAACTAAAAGATATAGATAATAAAGCATATCTGTTGGAAAGGATAGGTGCAGGTGAAATAGTTAATGGTGTTTTTCATTTAAACATTGCTGGAGCATTATTCTTCGCCGAGGATGTCAACAAATTTTTATCTCATGAAATCAAGATGGTGAGATTTAAAGGAATCACTAAATTCGATGCAATTGATCGGTTAAATTTTAAAGGTTCGCTTCTAATGGGAATCAAAGAATTTGAAAGATTTTTTAAAAAAAATACAAATTCTGGATTTATCATTGATGGAATGAATCGTATTAATATTGACGAATATCCAATAAAAGCAATTCGTGAAGGTTTCATCAATGCCCTTGCACACAGAAACTATGAAAGGTCATCAAGTTTTATAGAATTCTACATATTCGATGACCGCATTGAAATAATAAATCCCGGAAAGTTAAAATATCCATTAACTATTGAAGACATAAAAAATGATGAAGGAATTGGTCATAGAAATGAGAGAATATGTGACATATTATATAAGACTAATTATATGGAACATATTGGTAGAGGAATTTCTCAAATGATTGGTGAGATGAAGAAATCTGGTTTGGAAGAACCAGAATTTAGTGAAGGAAATGATTCATTTAAAGTAATGTTTAAAGGAAATGGTGGAAAGATATCTCATTATGAAAATAATGAAAATGTTATTAATTTAAAAGATTTGGGATTAAATCAACGTCAAATTGTTATCTTAACTGAAATTATAAACAATAATGTTTCCATGACATATGATGATCATATTAAGATGTTCAATACATCAAAACCAACTGCTGAGAGAGATTTTAGAAAATTGGCTAAACTCAATCTGGTTAAAAAGAGTATAGTGAATAGGAAAGTTCAATTCTCATCACCAGATTATTAA
- a CDS encoding DUF6056 family protein, with product MNFKKYVKYIPFLIFLIILLCYHWKLAVVTADYPTFQTIVSKHPLLSLTKNGFLSYRYATWSSRSLIEFNVGVLVSVPTEIWRILDSVIFTAIAVLLSKLLANNNESPFFYNCLACLFVGLFILTFSKILESAGWLATTTNYIWPICFILIHFYLLKEFIFKNKDISKFKRTIIYLILIITLLEAISSEQLLVMVGGAYLFAIVYCLYKKIEIPKLIYLFIIIILFNFIYDFCCPGNINRVKVVTKLGFPDYANFNIINKLDVGINYFLSWILMAKDLFSVIFLALLGFYTYLISNKKKITIITLIPCLAVLFFASLRFANFTTVYSYFDLTNLKHGLLSLGFIRMLSCGVMYLIITLIPLYSIYLIYKDNKKLGYFIFVLLILGFGSVIISGFTPSLTSDGRIYLNYLFVMIILDYLLVDKILEFKNKN from the coding sequence ATGAATTTTAAAAAATATGTTAAATATATTCCTTTTTTGATATTTTTAATCATTTTATTGTGTTATCATTGGAAATTAGCAGTAGTTACTGCAGATTATCCTACTTTCCAGACAATAGTTTCAAAACATCCTTTATTATCATTAACTAAAAATGGATTTTTAAGTTATAGGTATGCAACCTGGAGTTCCAGATCTCTTATAGAATTTAATGTAGGGGTATTGGTATCTGTTCCTACAGAAATTTGGAGAATATTGGATTCAGTTATTTTTACAGCTATTGCTGTGTTATTAAGTAAATTGCTGGCTAATAATAATGAAAGTCCTTTCTTTTATAATTGTTTGGCTTGTTTATTTGTAGGTTTATTTATATTAACTTTTTCTAAAATATTGGAATCTGCGGGTTGGTTAGCAACTACAACAAATTATATATGGCCGATTTGTTTTATATTAATACATTTTTATCTACTTAAAGAATTTATATTTAAAAATAAGGACATATCTAAATTTAAAAGGACAATAATATATTTAATTTTAATTATCACATTATTGGAAGCTATTAGCTCTGAACAGTTACTGGTTATGGTTGGTGGCGCATATTTATTTGCTATAGTTTATTGTTTATATAAAAAGATTGAAATTCCTAAATTAATTTATTTATTTATAATCATAATTCTTTTTAATTTCATTTATGATTTCTGCTGTCCGGGAAATATAAATAGAGTAAAAGTAGTTACTAAACTGGGATTTCCGGATTATGCTAATTTCAACATCATAAATAAATTAGATGTAGGGATTAATTATTTCTTAAGTTGGATTTTAATGGCAAAAGACTTATTTTCAGTAATTTTCCTAGCTTTGCTTGGTTTTTATACTTATTTAATATCTAATAAGAAGAAAATAACTATAATTACTTTAATTCCCTGTTTGGCAGTATTATTTTTTGCATCACTAAGATTCGCAAATTTCACCACTGTTTATAGTTATTTTGATTTAACTAACTTGAAACATGGTTTATTAAGTTTAGGATTTATAAGAATGCTGAGCTGTGGTGTGATGTATCTTATAATTACATTAATACCTTTATATTCAATTTATCTGATTTATAAAGACAATAAAAAGTTAGGTTATTTTATATTTGTATTATTAATATTGGGTTTCGGATCTGTGATTATTTCAGGTTTTACTCCTTCATTAACTAGTGATGGCAGAATATATTTAAATTATTTATTTGTAATGATAATTTTAGATTATTTGCTGGTTGATAAAATATTGGAATTTAAAAATAAAAATTAA
- a CDS encoding archaeosine biosynthesis radical SAM protein RaSEA encodes MEIENLTKEIRALAFERKDPKTPSQVAASWYNDDLTYDGVAKTLFIILPTPGCSWAIGDSGGCTMCSYVSDCTLEPIDSKTIVDIFKQHLNRFPVNEEDKITVKLFASGSFLNPRELPKDARDEILNILMDLGNVHEIVVESRAEYVKEEYIDEVVDIIGDTLFEISMGLETSNDYTRLKKINKGFSLDDFNNAVSLIQKLNSKKGYNLKSKAYIFVKPILLNEKDAIDEAIETARYCADHNVDRLSFCPATIHGGTLIERMWRKGAYQPPWIWSCIEIINTVRKELDIPTLLDTSGFGSRRGPYNCKKCNKDLKHMIIANNLTQTPIEYECDCKNKWLAEVNNADMNKSTVPAKHLPLY; translated from the coding sequence ATGGAGATTGAAAATTTAACTAAAGAAATTAGAGCCCTGGCTTTTGAGAGAAAAGATCCAAAAACCCCCAGCCAGGTAGCAGCCAGCTGGTATAATGATGATTTGACTTATGACGGAGTTGCAAAAACTTTATTTATTATATTGCCTACACCCGGATGTTCCTGGGCAATTGGAGACAGCGGCGGATGTACAATGTGCAGTTATGTTTCAGACTGTACATTAGAGCCAATCGACAGCAAAACCATAGTGGACATATTCAAACAGCACCTAAACCGTTTTCCGGTTAATGAAGAAGATAAAATAACTGTAAAACTATTTGCTTCAGGAAGTTTTTTAAATCCTCGTGAACTTCCAAAAGATGCCCGTGATGAAATTTTAAATATTTTAATGGACCTGGGCAATGTTCATGAAATTGTAGTTGAATCCAGAGCAGAATATGTTAAGGAAGAATACATCGATGAAGTGGTAGATATTATTGGAGATACTTTATTTGAAATCAGTATGGGTTTGGAGACTTCCAATGATTATACCCGGCTTAAAAAAATAAACAAAGGATTCAGTTTAGATGATTTCAACAATGCAGTATCATTAATTCAAAAATTAAATAGCAAAAAAGGATATAATCTTAAATCCAAAGCATACATTTTTGTAAAACCTATTCTTTTAAATGAAAAAGACGCTATTGACGAAGCTATTGAAACTGCAAGATACTGTGCAGACCATAATGTTGACAGACTCTCTTTCTGTCCTGCTACAATACATGGAGGAACTTTAATTGAAAGAATGTGGAGAAAAGGAGCATATCAGCCTCCTTGGATTTGGAGCTGTATTGAAATTATAAATACAGTACGTAAAGAGTTGGATATTCCTACATTACTTGACACTTCAGGTTTCGGTTCAAGACGCGGACCTTACAATTGTAAAAAATGCAATAAAGACTTAAAACATATGATAATAGCCAATAACTTAACACAAACTCCAATTGAGTATGAGTGTGACTGTAAAAACAAATGGTTAGCTGAAGTTAATAATGCAGATATGAATAAGTCAACTGTACCTGCAAAACATCTCCCATTATATTAA
- the mer gene encoding 5,10-methylenetetrahydromethanopterin reductase codes for MKFGIEFVPNEDLNKIVERVKLAEEVGFEYAWITDHYNNKNVYETLALIAKETETIKMGPGVTNPYVRSPAISASAIATIDELSDGRATFGIGPGDKATFDALGIPWEKPVSTIKAAIADINTLLAGEKTETGAALGGVKAVQEHLPIYMGAQGPKMLETAGEIADGVLINASNPKDYEAALPLIKKGIENAGKNVADFDVGAYTATSIGTDSEKAKAAAKIVVAFIAAGSPPMVIERHGLPEGINEKIGACLGKGDFGGAIGLIDDDLLHAFSVAGTPDEFIPKVEGLAEMGVTQYVAGSPIGKDVEESIKLLGEVIASF; via the coding sequence ATGAAGTTCGGTATAGAATTCGTACCAAATGAAGACTTAAATAAAATAGTAGAACGTGTAAAATTAGCTGAAGAAGTTGGTTTTGAATATGCATGGATTACAGACCACTACAACAACAAAAATGTATACGAAACCTTAGCTTTAATCGCTAAAGAAACAGAAACCATTAAAATGGGTCCTGGTGTAACCAACCCATATGTAAGAAGCCCTGCTATCTCTGCTTCCGCAATTGCTACTATCGATGAACTCTCCGACGGAAGAGCTACTTTTGGTATTGGTCCAGGAGACAAAGCAACTTTTGATGCTTTAGGAATCCCATGGGAAAAACCTGTATCCACAATAAAAGCTGCTATTGCTGACATTAACACTTTACTCGCTGGTGAAAAAACTGAAACCGGTGCAGCATTAGGTGGAGTAAAAGCTGTTCAAGAACACCTTCCAATTTATATGGGTGCTCAAGGACCTAAAATGTTAGAAACCGCTGGAGAAATTGCAGACGGTGTTTTAATTAATGCATCCAACCCTAAAGATTACGAAGCAGCATTACCTCTTATTAAAAAAGGAATTGAAAATGCTGGTAAAAATGTAGCTGACTTTGATGTAGGTGCATACACTGCAACCTCTATCGGAACTGATTCTGAAAAAGCTAAAGCTGCAGCAAAAATTGTTGTTGCTTTCATTGCAGCTGGTTCCCCTCCTATGGTTATCGAAAGACACGGATTACCTGAAGGTATCAACGAAAAAATCGGTGCTTGCTTAGGTAAAGGTGACTTCGGTGGAGCTATCGGATTAATCGATGATGACTTACTCCATGCATTCTCCGTAGCAGGTACTCCTGATGAATTCATCCCTAAAGTAGAAGGATTAGCTGAAATGGGTGTAACCCAATATGTAGCTGGTTCTCCAATCGGAAAAGATGTAGAAGAATCCATCAAATTATTAGGAGAAGTAATCGCAAGTTTCTAA